One Pseudomonas sp. HOU2 genomic window carries:
- a CDS encoding NAD-dependent deacylase produces MDFTDFDPELITALQGAQKITVLTGAGVSAESGIPTFRDALTGLWANFDAEKLATPEAFRRDPALVWGWYEWRRAQVLAARPNAAHVAISELARRVPQLTLFTQNVDDLHERAGSTDVQHLHGSLHHPRCFECASPFSLVDSLSEVPGGDGRLSPPQCQTCAGKVRPGVVWFNELLPEGMLDRAFKSTSSSDLLIVVGTSGNVHPAARLPKEASRAGCKVIQINPEKTALDSVCTWNVRGKAGVALPALVNCAFL; encoded by the coding sequence ATGGACTTCACCGATTTTGATCCCGAATTAATCACGGCACTGCAAGGTGCGCAAAAGATCACCGTATTGACAGGAGCGGGTGTATCCGCTGAAAGCGGTATTCCGACGTTCCGCGATGCACTGACCGGGCTTTGGGCGAATTTCGACGCCGAGAAGCTTGCCACGCCCGAAGCGTTCCGGCGCGATCCTGCCTTGGTGTGGGGCTGGTACGAGTGGCGGCGCGCGCAGGTTCTTGCGGCGCGGCCTAATGCCGCTCATGTGGCCATCTCCGAGCTTGCTCGCCGTGTCCCGCAACTTACATTGTTTACCCAGAACGTCGACGATCTGCATGAGCGTGCCGGAAGCACCGATGTGCAGCATCTTCACGGCAGTCTTCACCATCCGCGGTGCTTCGAGTGCGCGAGCCCGTTCTCGTTGGTGGACAGCCTGTCTGAGGTGCCTGGGGGGGACGGGCGTTTGTCGCCACCCCAGTGCCAGACATGCGCAGGTAAGGTCAGGCCAGGCGTCGTATGGTTCAACGAACTGTTGCCTGAGGGCATGCTAGATAGGGCATTTAAATCAACCAGTTCATCCGATCTGCTCATCGTGGTGGGCACCTCGGGCAATGTTCACCCTGCCGCTCGGCTTCCAAAAGAGGCGAGCCGGGCGGGCTGCAAAGTTATCCAGATCAATCCAGAGAAAACCGCGCTCGACAGCGTCTGTACCTGGAATGTTCGGGGGAAGGCTGGAGTCGCCTTACCGGCATTGGTTAACTGCGCCTTTTTATGA
- a CDS encoding opioid growth factor receptor-related protein, with translation MASAKELIRNYLGYDGMDHRQRTLAQALAWDDGTLESTHDFIQWWFPLAEPSAFNSHSPVASLAEFDELANDERVRGGVGRALRRMLSFYGLRQQASGLIEKSGDWDSRSQNWAFRQNHNDLRMTRILKSLCLLGHRAQALRLFVILEEVIHQTREPCDQVPLRFWREALSLPS, from the coding sequence ATGGCGAGTGCGAAAGAATTGATTCGCAACTATCTGGGTTACGATGGCATGGACCATCGCCAGCGTACATTAGCCCAGGCATTGGCCTGGGATGATGGAACTCTGGAAAGCACACATGACTTCATACAATGGTGGTTTCCGCTGGCTGAGCCCAGTGCTTTCAACAGCCACTCGCCAGTGGCGAGCCTTGCCGAGTTCGACGAGCTAGCGAACGACGAGCGCGTCAGAGGCGGAGTAGGACGCGCTCTGCGTCGCATGCTGAGTTTCTATGGTTTACGCCAGCAAGCGTCAGGGCTGATCGAGAAATCAGGCGACTGGGATAGCCGGAGTCAGAACTGGGCATTCAGGCAGAATCACAACGACCTGCGAATGACGCGCATCCTAAAATCGTTGTGCTTACTGGGTCACCGGGCACAGGCGCTGAGGCTGTTCGTCATCCTGGAAGAGGTTATCCACCAAACGCGTGAGCCATGCGATCAAGTGCCGTTACGATTCTGGCGTGAAGCGCTATCTCTCCCCTCATAA
- a CDS encoding alpha/beta fold hydrolase gives MDDTASPMAVVFLHGVLSDGETCWRHQNKTYWPDLLSQHAAIGSVGIYEFTYRTEFFSGSYSLGDVVDALKESLHLDGVNRARKIVFVAHSMGGIVARRYIVQRLDDLVERGAEVGLFLIASPSLGSSYANWLGPIAKFMGHVQGQALAFCQNNVWLNDLNSDFRNVLMSRKLVIYGRELVEDQFVVLKRFLWLAQVVPPVSGAIYFGDALKVPLSDHFSIAKPADAQAIQHRVLCDFIEGIVQQKGNTTNVWECPGGFCTSVGESEISIVTGRIENHPVDAKTTVVALPCNEYFEDYCTRDTRSALGVYINRHCPDTAPEFSDLVRQQCQMRFGVGTQQQKTMDESSESYGPGRAILVSDPSKNAAAIALVSTTTQRAGQGLAARMSYVFDGMQELFELLADKRINEVVMPVLGAGHGGIDPSLAIAGLVLALTEAARYGADRQRRKKITIVVFQRTTQDQPEVAPDVIRKALELVANKA, from the coding sequence ATGGACGATACGGCATCGCCGATGGCCGTAGTGTTTCTGCATGGGGTGCTGTCCGACGGTGAAACGTGCTGGCGTCATCAAAATAAAACCTACTGGCCGGACCTGCTTTCCCAGCACGCGGCTATAGGGAGCGTGGGCATTTATGAGTTCACCTATCGCACCGAGTTCTTCAGCGGGTCCTACAGCCTAGGCGATGTTGTCGATGCATTGAAGGAAAGCCTGCACCTCGATGGTGTCAACAGGGCGCGGAAAATTGTCTTCGTTGCTCATAGCATGGGTGGCATCGTGGCCCGACGCTATATCGTGCAGCGCTTGGATGACCTTGTGGAGCGTGGTGCTGAAGTTGGGCTTTTCCTGATCGCCTCTCCCTCACTGGGTTCGTCCTATGCTAATTGGCTTGGGCCGATCGCAAAGTTCATGGGGCATGTTCAAGGCCAGGCGTTGGCGTTTTGTCAGAACAATGTCTGGCTCAACGATCTGAATAGCGATTTTCGCAATGTGTTGATGAGCCGCAAGCTGGTGATCTATGGTCGGGAATTGGTGGAAGACCAGTTCGTGGTGCTCAAGCGCTTTTTGTGGTTGGCACAGGTCGTGCCCCCGGTCAGTGGGGCCATCTATTTCGGCGATGCTCTAAAGGTCCCGTTGTCAGATCATTTTTCCATCGCCAAGCCGGCGGATGCACAGGCCATTCAGCACCGCGTGTTGTGTGATTTCATCGAAGGTATCGTGCAGCAAAAGGGCAATACCACCAATGTCTGGGAATGCCCCGGCGGCTTCTGTACCAGCGTCGGAGAGAGTGAGATCAGCATCGTCACCGGGCGAATCGAAAACCATCCGGTGGACGCGAAAACAACCGTGGTGGCATTACCTTGCAATGAGTATTTCGAAGACTATTGCACCCGCGATACCCGGAGTGCGTTGGGCGTTTATATCAACCGGCATTGCCCCGATACGGCGCCGGAATTCTCGGATCTTGTCAGACAGCAATGCCAGATGCGCTTTGGCGTCGGTACGCAGCAACAAAAGACGATGGATGAGTCTAGCGAAAGCTATGGTCCCGGCCGAGCCATCCTTGTTTCGGACCCCTCGAAAAACGCGGCCGCAATAGCCTTAGTTTCCACCACCACGCAGCGCGCCGGGCAAGGGCTTGCCGCCAGGATGTCCTACGTATTCGATGGTATGCAGGAACTGTTCGAGCTGCTTGCTGACAAGCGGATCAACGAAGTGGTCATGCCAGTGCTAGGCGCCGGGCACGGTGGAATTGATCCATCGTTGGCGATTGCCGGGTTGGTATTGGCGTTGACGGAGGCCGCTCGTTACGGTGCTGATAGGCAGCGTCGCAAAAAGATCACTATCGTTGTCTTCCAGCGGACAACACAAGACCAACCAGAAGTAGCGCCTGATGTCATCCGTAAAGCGCTGGAACTGGTGGCCAATAAAGCGTAA
- a CDS encoding integrase domain-containing protein, whose product MPAQNLRLSDRQLKGVKPASKDYVLTDGDGLQLRVRSNGSLLWNFNYREPVTKKRINIGFGTYPELSLANARKMAVDARELLAQGIDPKVQRNTLNEAKRAETEHTFENVATAWFELKKDSVTPAYAEDIWRSLTLHVFPDLRTTPLVKITAPMVIGLLRPIEAKGSLETVKRLSQRLNEIMTYGVNSGLIFANPLSGIRAVFKKPKKENMAALPPEELPELMLEIANASIKRTTRCLIEWQLHTMTRPAEAATTRWADIDFERRVWTIPPERMKKRRPHSIPLSDHAVALLESLKTHSGHREYIFPADRNPRTHANSQTANMALKRMGFQDRLVSHGMRSMASTILNEHGWDPELIEVALAHVDKDEVRSAYNRADYIERRRPMMAWWSEYIQKAATGSLLASAYGQVRDKNVVRIR is encoded by the coding sequence ATGCCTGCTCAAAATCTCCGCCTCTCCGATCGACAGCTCAAGGGAGTCAAACCCGCGTCCAAGGATTACGTCCTCACCGACGGTGACGGTTTGCAGCTCCGGGTTCGCAGCAACGGCTCATTGCTGTGGAATTTCAACTACCGCGAACCGGTGACCAAAAAGCGCATCAACATCGGCTTCGGGACCTACCCCGAACTGTCACTGGCGAATGCACGAAAGATGGCAGTCGATGCGCGCGAGCTGCTCGCACAGGGCATTGATCCGAAGGTGCAACGCAATACGCTGAATGAAGCCAAGCGCGCAGAAACGGAACACACCTTCGAGAACGTGGCCACCGCCTGGTTCGAGCTCAAGAAAGACTCGGTCACCCCGGCCTACGCCGAAGACATCTGGCGGTCGCTCACGCTGCATGTGTTCCCCGACTTGAGAACGACACCACTGGTGAAAATCACCGCGCCGATGGTGATTGGATTACTTCGCCCTATCGAAGCGAAAGGCAGCCTGGAGACGGTCAAGCGTCTTAGTCAGCGGCTAAACGAGATCATGACCTACGGCGTAAACTCCGGCCTGATCTTCGCCAACCCACTCAGCGGCATCAGAGCGGTATTCAAGAAGCCCAAGAAAGAGAACATGGCTGCGCTTCCGCCCGAAGAGCTCCCCGAGCTCATGCTGGAAATCGCGAACGCCAGCATCAAGCGCACCACCCGGTGCCTGATCGAATGGCAGTTGCACACGATGACTCGCCCTGCCGAGGCGGCGACTACTCGCTGGGCAGACATCGACTTTGAAAGGCGTGTCTGGACTATCCCTCCGGAGCGGATGAAGAAGCGCCGTCCACACAGTATCCCGTTGAGTGATCACGCTGTCGCACTGTTGGAGTCACTGAAGACTCACAGCGGCCATCGCGAATACATCTTCCCGGCTGACAGAAATCCGCGCACCCACGCCAATAGCCAGACCGCCAACATGGCGCTGAAACGCATGGGCTTCCAGGATCGGTTGGTCAGCCACGGCATGCGCTCGATGGCCAGCACCATCTTGAATGAACATGGGTGGGACCCGGAACTCATCGAAGTGGCACTGGCGCACGTCGACAAGGATGAGGTGCGCAGTGCCTACAACCGCGCTGACTACATTGAGCGCCGGCGTCCGATGATGGCCTGGTGGAGTGAGTACATCCAGAAAGCCGCCACCGGTAGCCTGCTTGCCTCAGCATACGGCCAAGTCAGAGACAAGAACGTGGTGCGGATCCGCTAA
- a CDS encoding integrase domain-containing protein — MALVGKRDGRNFGYGRQLSYAGPQALRDMFGGGHYGTVKAHCDRWQAFVKWCRSEQGPGINDARQIDRKVLADYAAYLREVVGRGDLAVSTAQNRLSSVNRTMAALRGDQCVKLSSPSKALGMQRNGVRQWVPQGQDRKQVMQIVDALCSRDQRRAAAIVLLARATGMRLREAILADLPRLSREANDQGRINIQDGTKGGRAGASAPRWIAVDEIVRRALGFARQVSPAGSRNLIAPNENYLNVVKEVVRPARHILHAHNLKGFHELRAAYACERYEQITQHRSPINGGHVDKNLDRQARRQISYELGHGRIDVVAAYIGGWS; from the coding sequence ATGGCACTGGTGGGTAAACGCGATGGTCGTAATTTCGGCTACGGCAGGCAATTGAGCTACGCAGGTCCGCAAGCGCTGAGAGACATGTTCGGCGGCGGTCATTACGGCACCGTGAAAGCGCACTGCGATCGGTGGCAGGCATTCGTGAAGTGGTGCCGCTCCGAACAAGGGCCCGGTATCAATGATGCGCGGCAGATTGATCGGAAGGTATTGGCCGACTACGCGGCGTATCTGCGCGAAGTGGTTGGGCGCGGTGACCTCGCCGTCAGCACCGCACAAAACCGGCTATCCAGCGTTAACAGGACCATGGCGGCGCTTCGCGGTGATCAGTGCGTGAAATTGTCCAGCCCGAGCAAGGCGCTGGGTATGCAGCGCAACGGTGTTCGTCAGTGGGTGCCACAGGGTCAGGACCGCAAGCAGGTTATGCAGATCGTCGATGCGCTTTGCAGTCGTGACCAGAGACGGGCCGCCGCGATCGTCCTGTTGGCAAGAGCCACCGGCATGCGCTTGCGTGAGGCTATCTTGGCCGACCTGCCTCGGCTAAGCCGTGAGGCTAACGACCAAGGCAGGATTAACATTCAGGATGGCACCAAAGGCGGCCGCGCCGGCGCCTCGGCGCCACGTTGGATTGCGGTGGACGAGATTGTTCGACGTGCACTTGGGTTTGCACGGCAAGTGTCGCCTGCCGGTAGCCGCAACCTGATTGCCCCAAATGAAAATTACCTGAACGTTGTGAAGGAAGTCGTCCGGCCTGCACGGCACATCCTGCATGCACACAACCTCAAAGGCTTCCATGAGCTGCGAGCGGCGTACGCGTGTGAGCGCTATGAACAAATCACCCAACACCGCTCCCCTATCAACGGTGGTCATGTAGACAAGAACCTTGATCGTCAGGCCCGAAGACAAATCAGCTATGAGCTGGGGCACGGGCGGATCGACGTGGTCGCCGCGTACATTGGAGGGTGGTCATGA
- a CDS encoding restriction endonuclease subunit S codes for MSKSLGSFPTYENYRDSGVECYGSVPAHWKTLANKYIFDLNKNLVGKNSNRYTLLSLTLGGIIKRDMDNPEGKFPAEFDTYQEVTPGDFVFCLFDVEETPRTIGLSSLHGMITGAYTVFRPRRKFDEEYLQYLYLSLDSGKRLRFLYKGLRNTIPKDVFLAFKSLNPPIQEQKLIARFLSVKTAQIDQAIQTKERQIELLKERKQILIQQAVTRGLNPRAPMRNSDIEWIGEIPSHWSIKRAKYIFREVDERSPDGQQELLSVSHLTGVTPRSEKNVTMFMSEDYTGSKTCQKDDLIFNIMWAWMGALGVSDRAGIVSSAYGVYRQLNHGTLNPQYLEMLLKTTTYIAHYNKVSTGLHSSRLRFYGHMFMSMEIGFPNREEQDAIVAHLDLESEKLNKALDLLEQQITKLKEYKVTLINSAVTGKIKVPGVSEPETQDMEVA; via the coding sequence ATGTCTAAATCTCTCGGCTCTTTCCCGACCTATGAGAACTATCGTGACTCCGGCGTTGAGTGCTATGGAAGTGTTCCCGCACACTGGAAGACCCTGGCAAACAAGTACATTTTTGATCTTAACAAAAATCTTGTTGGCAAGAATTCCAATCGTTATACGCTTCTGTCGCTCACTCTAGGCGGGATTATCAAACGCGACATGGACAATCCAGAAGGAAAGTTTCCCGCAGAGTTTGACACCTACCAAGAGGTCACTCCTGGCGACTTTGTTTTCTGCTTGTTCGATGTTGAGGAAACGCCTAGAACCATTGGTCTTTCCTCTTTGCATGGAATGATAACGGGCGCCTACACGGTGTTCCGGCCGCGCAGAAAATTCGATGAAGAATATCTTCAATACCTTTACCTAAGTCTTGACTCAGGAAAGCGACTGAGGTTTCTGTACAAAGGCTTGAGAAATACCATTCCGAAGGATGTATTTCTGGCTTTTAAATCACTCAACCCGCCAATTCAAGAACAGAAGCTTATTGCTCGATTTTTATCTGTTAAAACTGCACAAATTGATCAGGCGATTCAGACCAAGGAACGCCAGATCGAACTACTCAAGGAGCGCAAGCAGATACTGATCCAGCAGGCCGTAACCCGCGGCCTTAATCCGCGTGCACCCATGCGGAACTCCGATATCGAATGGATTGGCGAAATTCCGTCGCATTGGTCGATAAAGCGAGCCAAGTATATTTTCCGCGAAGTCGATGAGCGCTCCCCCGACGGGCAGCAAGAGCTTCTCTCAGTTTCTCATCTGACTGGAGTAACGCCTCGCTCAGAAAAGAATGTGACAATGTTTATGTCTGAGGATTACACCGGATCAAAGACTTGCCAGAAAGATGATCTTATATTCAACATTATGTGGGCCTGGATGGGCGCGCTTGGCGTTTCTGATCGGGCTGGCATCGTTAGTTCGGCCTATGGGGTTTACAGGCAGCTGAATCACGGCACATTAAATCCGCAGTACCTTGAGATGCTTCTGAAAACTACGACTTATATTGCGCACTACAACAAAGTCTCAACGGGCCTGCACTCTTCACGCTTGCGCTTTTACGGTCATATGTTTATGTCTATGGAAATTGGTTTTCCAAACCGTGAGGAACAGGACGCAATAGTGGCGCACCTTGATCTTGAGTCGGAGAAGCTGAACAAAGCTCTCGATTTACTTGAACAACAAATCACCAAACTCAAAGAATACAAAGTCACCCTGATCAATAGCGCCGTGACCGGCAAGATCAAAGTGCCGGGCGTGTCGGAGCCGGAGACTCAAGATATGGAGGTGGCCTGA
- a CDS encoding class I SAM-dependent DNA methyltransferase: MNHAVHNKLVSFIWSIADDCLRDVYVRGKYRDVILPMVVLRRLDALLEASKVKVMEELAFQQNEMSQTELDDSALRAASGYVFYNTSKWTLSQLQKTATNNQQILLSNVEEYLDGFSDNVKDIIRRFNLKSQMRHMASKDVLLDVLEKFTSPTINLTPQDSEDPHGNRLPALSNLGMGYVFEELIRKFNEENNEEAGEHFTPREVIELMTHLVFDPIKDRLPTVMTIYDPACGSGGMLTESQNFIEEKYPDSAIQRDIHLYGKEINDETYAICKSDMMIKGNNPAHIRPGSTLSVDEFAGSRFDFMLSNPPYGKSWASEQKFIKDGGDVIDPRFKVSLADYWDNAELQDATPRSSDGQLLFLMEMVNKMKAPGDSGLGSRIASVHNGSSLFTGDAGGGESNIRRHLIENDLLDAIIQLPNNLFYNTGITTYIWLLTSNKPAQRRGKVQLIDASLLYRKLRKNLGNKNCEFAPEHIEQITQTYLDLASCDRPAGGDGIAAQVFDNRDFGYHKVSIERPDRRKAQFSAERIETLRFDKALREPMQWIYQEWGEAVYQDATLTTHEKAILTWCEEQGLELNAKQRKKLLSLETWAKQSLLVTVANYLMQAIGSEEYDDFNLFAKQVDKALKQLSKEASIKLGASERNQVLNAVSWYDENAAKVIRKVEKFDRSELAALLERLDCREADLPDFGYYPSDRTGEFITYESNSDLRDSESIPLADSIHRFFKAEVVPHVAEAWINLESVKIGYEISFNKYFYKHQPLRSMDEVARKIVALEQQAEGLIAEILGVPLDEVSGVNNV, translated from the coding sequence TTGAACCACGCGGTCCACAACAAACTGGTTTCATTTATCTGGTCGATTGCCGACGACTGCCTGCGCGACGTGTATGTGCGCGGAAAATACCGTGACGTCATCCTGCCTATGGTGGTGCTGCGCCGGCTCGATGCCCTGCTGGAGGCGAGCAAGGTCAAGGTAATGGAAGAGCTGGCCTTTCAGCAAAATGAAATGAGCCAGACCGAACTGGACGACAGCGCCCTGCGTGCCGCTTCCGGTTATGTGTTCTACAACACCAGCAAGTGGACGCTAAGCCAACTGCAGAAGACCGCCACCAACAACCAGCAGATCCTCCTGAGCAACGTTGAGGAATACCTCGACGGCTTTAGCGACAACGTCAAAGACATCATCCGGCGCTTCAATCTCAAGTCGCAGATGCGCCACATGGCCAGCAAAGACGTGCTGCTTGACGTACTTGAGAAATTCACCTCGCCCACCATCAACCTCACCCCGCAGGACAGCGAAGACCCGCACGGCAACCGCCTACCAGCCCTGAGCAACCTGGGCATGGGCTATGTGTTCGAAGAGCTGATCCGCAAGTTCAACGAAGAGAACAACGAGGAAGCCGGCGAGCACTTCACCCCGCGCGAAGTGATCGAGCTGATGACCCACCTGGTCTTCGACCCGATCAAAGACCGCCTGCCCACCGTGATGACCATCTACGACCCGGCCTGCGGCAGTGGCGGCATGCTCACCGAGTCGCAGAATTTTATCGAAGAAAAATACCCGGACTCGGCCATCCAGCGCGACATTCACCTCTATGGCAAGGAGATCAACGACGAGACCTATGCCATTTGCAAGTCGGACATGATGATCAAGGGCAACAACCCTGCCCACATCCGCCCCGGCTCCACCCTCTCGGTGGACGAATTTGCCGGCAGCCGCTTCGACTTCATGCTGTCCAACCCGCCCTACGGTAAAAGTTGGGCCAGCGAACAGAAGTTCATCAAAGACGGCGGCGACGTGATCGATCCGCGCTTCAAGGTTAGCCTCGCAGACTATTGGGACAACGCCGAGTTGCAGGACGCCACCCCGCGCTCCAGCGACGGCCAGTTGCTGTTTCTGATGGAAATGGTCAACAAAATGAAAGCTCCCGGAGATAGCGGCCTCGGCTCGCGAATCGCCTCGGTGCATAACGGCTCCAGCCTGTTTACCGGCGACGCCGGTGGTGGCGAGAGCAATATCCGCCGCCACCTGATCGAAAACGACCTGCTTGATGCAATCATCCAGTTGCCCAACAATCTGTTCTACAACACCGGCATCACCACCTATATCTGGCTGCTCACCAGCAATAAGCCGGCGCAGCGCCGAGGTAAGGTGCAACTGATCGATGCCAGCCTGCTCTACCGCAAACTGCGCAAAAACCTCGGCAACAAAAACTGTGAATTTGCCCCCGAGCATATCGAGCAGATCACCCAAACCTACCTCGACCTGGCCAGCTGCGACCGCCCGGCCGGTGGTGACGGCATTGCCGCGCAGGTGTTTGATAACCGCGACTTCGGCTACCACAAGGTCAGCATCGAACGGCCAGACCGGCGCAAGGCGCAGTTCAGCGCCGAGCGCATCGAAACCCTACGTTTCGATAAGGCTCTGCGCGAACCCATGCAGTGGATTTACCAAGAGTGGGGCGAGGCGGTGTATCAGGACGCTACCTTGACCACCCATGAAAAAGCCATCCTCACCTGGTGTGAAGAACAAGGCCTGGAGCTCAACGCCAAGCAGCGCAAAAAGCTGCTGAGCCTGGAAACATGGGCTAAGCAGTCCCTGCTGGTCACCGTGGCCAACTACCTGATGCAAGCCATCGGCAGCGAGGAATATGACGACTTCAACCTGTTCGCCAAACAGGTGGACAAGGCGCTTAAACAACTGAGTAAAGAGGCCAGCATCAAGCTCGGTGCCAGTGAGCGCAATCAGGTGCTCAATGCAGTGAGCTGGTACGACGAAAACGCCGCCAAGGTCATCCGCAAGGTGGAGAAATTTGACCGCTCTGAGCTGGCCGCGCTGCTGGAGCGGCTGGACTGCCGCGAGGCCGACCTACCGGACTTCGGCTACTACCCCAGCGACAGGACCGGCGAATTTATTACCTATGAATCCAATAGCGACCTGCGCGACAGCGAAAGCATCCCCCTGGCCGATTCCATCCACCGCTTCTTCAAGGCCGAAGTGGTGCCCCATGTCGCCGAGGCCTGGATCAATCTGGAGTCGGTGAAGATCGGCTACGAGATCAGCTTCAACAAATACTTCTACAAGCACCAACCTCTGCGCAGCATGGACGAAGTGGCTCGGAAGATAGTGGCGCTGGAGCAGCAGGCGGAAGGGTTGATTGCGGAGATTTTGGGAGTGCCTCTCGACGAGGTTTCTGGAGTCAACAATGTCTAA